One Vitis riparia cultivar Riparia Gloire de Montpellier isolate 1030 chromosome 4, EGFV_Vit.rip_1.0, whole genome shotgun sequence genomic window carries:
- the LOC117912701 gene encoding uncharacterized protein LOC117912701 isoform X1: MTALASVSASAWIPEDDLLLKNAVEAGASLEALAKGAVQFSRRFTVQELKNRWHSLLYDPDISAEASACMVQFEPSASNYSFKSNRSGNCKENVEVLGKRKVESIRRKYHAMRKRIHNVPNADGYMCNGGGCEEHIVLDNEPPVGSYVLGDRVLSHFGLQDNVPQDIPHIIGDNLVDFGNCSGFEDRGLPDRNLFNNNDFERKPLSTLDSLNTNLGNVGSEFGGGQHCESPVSDGSASLHQMGFPSPLPRVPLWKTIEDISAPVMPINVNLGDRAVSAEETLTLAAADDGNKPCSSGYAVHSQPTLKDTCVGLNNSTAITDGEFADLSDSLFNFSDENELLFMEADGKDPMDKSCLDNLDSVLLSSPNEVHVDDMANISDPETLISGTSIVIHGSACPAELVVSADPLQSSHSNQEGVHSEVTMPSSTLISNPHSSELQEGVMYCTLNTEDGEIPYNDDNFLPTTFASTTQPIFEEACEPAFSSDIQKDSEQAPSLMNKDKNPAPSFKAPQMIGKDRMPEIVPDHQFIGCGNRSELSGDNCLATASRHVNSIPGVPSHHSSAHATPNSVMDGAPGRGVLNVKSREKEAPGTYGEHLFLHAGSGSTKMNFLEPINSLMSDQEESESDDDVPYFSDIEAMILEMDLCPEDQDSYIGSKVSRYQHEDARKVIIRLEQCAQSSMQRAIASQCALAIFYGRHLKHYIKKAEVILGRATNEIDVDIDLSKEGRANKISRRQAIIRMQGDGSFLLKNLGKNVILLNGQEVATGQVGGLSSSSLIEIRGMRFVFEVNQKSVRRYLANVAKKGQVKSTNFEWSPNGVS, translated from the exons ATGACAGCTCTTGCTTCAGTCTCGGCATCTGCATGGATCCCCGAGGACGACCTCTTGTTGAAGAACGCCGTCGAG GCGGGGGCTTCTTTGGAAGCACTTGCTAAAGGTGCAGTGCAATTCTCTCGCAGATTTACAGTCCAAGAACTAAAAAACCGATGGCATTCTCTCCTCTATGATCCTGATATTTCAGCTGAAGCTTCTGCATGCATGGTTCAGTTTGAACCTTCAGCATCCAATTATTCGTTCAAATCTAACAGATCGGGTAATTGTAAAGAAAACGTAGAGGttcttggaaaaagaaaagtcgAAAGCATTCGTAGAAAGTATCATGCTATGCGGAAGAGGATTCACA ATGTGCCAAATGCTGATGGCTATATGTGCAATGGAGGTGGTTGTGAAGAGCATATAGTTCTTGATAATGAGCCTCCTGTTGGCAGTTATGTGCTGGGAGATCGTGTCTTGAGCCATTTTGGTCTTCAAGATAATGTACCCCAAGATATTCCTCATATTATAGGAGATAATTTAGTTGACTTCGGGAATTGCTCAGGCTTTGAGGACAGAGGGCTTCCAGATAGAAACCTATTCAATAACAATGATTTTGAGAGAAAGCCCTTGTCTACTCTTGATTCACTAAATACAAATTTAGGAAATGTTGGCTCTGAATTCGGAGGAGGACAGCATTGTGAATCACCTGTTTCAGATGGTAGTGCTTCACTTCACCAAATGGGGTTTCCATCACCACTTCCTAGGGTGCCTCTGTGGAAAACAATTGAGGACATTTCAGCACCTGTGATGCCAATCAATGTCAACCTGGGAGATAGAGCTGTAAGTGCAGAAGAGACATTGACACTTGCTGCTGCTGATGATGGTAATAAACCATGCTCTTCAGGGTATGCTGTCCATTCACAGCCAACATTGAAAGACACATGCGTTGGATTAAATAACTCAACTGCTATCACAGATGGTGAGTTTGCAGATCTTTCAGATTCTCTCTTTAACTTCTCAGATGAGAATGAGCTTCTCTTTATGGAGGCTGATGGGAAAGACCCAATGGATAAGTCTTGTTTGGATAATCTTGACTCAGTTCTGTTGAGTTCTCCCAATGAAGTTCATGTTGATGATATGGCCAATATTAGTGACCCTGAGACATTGATTTCAGGTACATCGATTGTAATACATGGCAGTGCATGTCCTGCTGAATTAGTTGTTAGCGCTGACCCGTTACAATCCAGTCACAGCAATCAGGAAGGTGTTCATTCAGAGGTCACTATGCCATCATCTACATTAATTTCAAATCCTCATTCTTCTGAACTGCAGGAAGGGGTTATGTACTGCACATTGAATACTGAGGATGGTGAAATCCCATAcaatgatgataatttcttgCCTACTACATTTGCTTCCACAACACAGCCAATTTTTGAAGAGGCTTGTGAGCCAGCATTCTCCTCTGACATCCAGAAGGACAGTGAACAAGCACCAAGCTTAatgaataaagataaaaatccTGCACCATCTTTCAAGGCTCCCCAGATGATAGGAAAAGATAGAATGCCAGAAATTGTTCCAGACCACCAATTTATTGGTTGTGGAAACAGATCTGAATTGTCTGGTGACAACTGTTTGGCTACAGCTTCCAGACATGTTAACAGCATTCCTGGAGTCCCAAGTCATCATAGTTCAGCACATGCAACTCCAAACTCTGTCATGGATGGAGCTCCTGGGCGAGGGGTTCTAAATGTCAAATCAAGG GAAAAAGAAGCTCCAGGTACATATGGGGAGCATTTATTTTTACATGCAGGATCAGGTTCCACCAAAATGAATTTTCTGGAACCAATAAACTCTTTAATGTCTGATCAAGAGGAATCTGAAAGTGATGATGATGTGCCCTACTTTTCTGACATCGAAGCAATG ATACTTGAGATGGACTTGTGTCCAGAAGATCAGGATTCATATATTGGTAGCAAAG TCTCAAGATATCAACATGAGGATGCTAGGAAGGTGATCATAAGGTTAGAACAGTGTGCTCAATCTTCAATGCAAAGAGCTATTGCATCTCAATGTGCACTTGCCATCTTCTATGGCCGCCATTTGAAGCATTATATTAAAAAGGCTGAG GTAATACTTGGTAGAGCAACAAATGAGATTGATGTTGATATTGACTTGTCAAAGGAAGGGCGTGCTAATAAAATATCTAGACGGCAG GCTATCATAAGGATGCAAGGGGATGGATCTTTCTTATTGAAGAATCTCGGGAAGAATGTAATTTTATTGAATGGCCAAGAAGTCGCTACTGGACAGGTTGGGGGTCTTAGTTCAAGTAGTTTGATAGAG ATAAGGGGAATGAGATTTGTGTTTGAAGTGAATCAAAAATCTGTGAGGCGGTATCTGGCAAATGTTGCCAAAAAAGGCCAAGTAAAGAGCACCAATTTTGAATGGTCCCCTAATGGGGTTTCATGA
- the LOC117912701 gene encoding uncharacterized protein LOC117912701 isoform X2 — translation MTALASVSASAWIPEDDLLLKNAVEAGASLEALAKGAVQFSRRFTVQELKNRWHSLLYDPDISAEASACMVQFEPSASNYSFKSNRSGNCKENVEVLGKRKVESIRRKYHAMRKRIHNVPNADGYMCNGGGCEEHIVLDNEPPVGSYVLGDRVLSHFGLQDNVPQDIPHIIGDNLVDFGNCSGFEDRGLPDRNLFNNNDFERKPLSTLDSLNTNLGNVGSEFGGGQHCESPVSDGSASLHQMGFPSPLPRVPLWKTIEDISAPVMPINVNLGDRAVSAEETLTLAAADDGNKPCSSGYAVHSQPTLKDTCVGLNNSTAITDGEFADLSDSLFNFSDENELLFMEADGKDPMDKSCLDNLDSVLLSSPNEVHVDDMANISDPETLISGTSIVIHGSACPAELVVSADPLQSSHSNQEGVHSEVTMPSSTLISNPHSSELQEGVMYCTLNTEDGEIPYNDDNFLPTTFASTTQPIFEEACEPAFSSDIQKDSEQAPSLMNKDKNPAPSFKAPQMIGKDRMPEIVPDHQFIGCGNRSELSGDNCLATASRHVNSIPGVPSHHSSAHATPNSVMDGAPGRGVLNVKSREKEAPGTYGEHLFLHAGSGSTKMNFLEPINSLMSDQEESESDDDVPYFSDIEAMILEMDLCPEDQDSYIGSKVSRYQHEDARKVIIRLEQCAQSSMQRAIASQCALAIFYGRHLKHYIKKAEVILGRATNEIDVDIDLSKEGRANKISRRQAIIRMQGDGSFLLKNLGKNVILLNGQEVATGQVGGLSSSSLIEVSSLSSM, via the exons ATGACAGCTCTTGCTTCAGTCTCGGCATCTGCATGGATCCCCGAGGACGACCTCTTGTTGAAGAACGCCGTCGAG GCGGGGGCTTCTTTGGAAGCACTTGCTAAAGGTGCAGTGCAATTCTCTCGCAGATTTACAGTCCAAGAACTAAAAAACCGATGGCATTCTCTCCTCTATGATCCTGATATTTCAGCTGAAGCTTCTGCATGCATGGTTCAGTTTGAACCTTCAGCATCCAATTATTCGTTCAAATCTAACAGATCGGGTAATTGTAAAGAAAACGTAGAGGttcttggaaaaagaaaagtcgAAAGCATTCGTAGAAAGTATCATGCTATGCGGAAGAGGATTCACA ATGTGCCAAATGCTGATGGCTATATGTGCAATGGAGGTGGTTGTGAAGAGCATATAGTTCTTGATAATGAGCCTCCTGTTGGCAGTTATGTGCTGGGAGATCGTGTCTTGAGCCATTTTGGTCTTCAAGATAATGTACCCCAAGATATTCCTCATATTATAGGAGATAATTTAGTTGACTTCGGGAATTGCTCAGGCTTTGAGGACAGAGGGCTTCCAGATAGAAACCTATTCAATAACAATGATTTTGAGAGAAAGCCCTTGTCTACTCTTGATTCACTAAATACAAATTTAGGAAATGTTGGCTCTGAATTCGGAGGAGGACAGCATTGTGAATCACCTGTTTCAGATGGTAGTGCTTCACTTCACCAAATGGGGTTTCCATCACCACTTCCTAGGGTGCCTCTGTGGAAAACAATTGAGGACATTTCAGCACCTGTGATGCCAATCAATGTCAACCTGGGAGATAGAGCTGTAAGTGCAGAAGAGACATTGACACTTGCTGCTGCTGATGATGGTAATAAACCATGCTCTTCAGGGTATGCTGTCCATTCACAGCCAACATTGAAAGACACATGCGTTGGATTAAATAACTCAACTGCTATCACAGATGGTGAGTTTGCAGATCTTTCAGATTCTCTCTTTAACTTCTCAGATGAGAATGAGCTTCTCTTTATGGAGGCTGATGGGAAAGACCCAATGGATAAGTCTTGTTTGGATAATCTTGACTCAGTTCTGTTGAGTTCTCCCAATGAAGTTCATGTTGATGATATGGCCAATATTAGTGACCCTGAGACATTGATTTCAGGTACATCGATTGTAATACATGGCAGTGCATGTCCTGCTGAATTAGTTGTTAGCGCTGACCCGTTACAATCCAGTCACAGCAATCAGGAAGGTGTTCATTCAGAGGTCACTATGCCATCATCTACATTAATTTCAAATCCTCATTCTTCTGAACTGCAGGAAGGGGTTATGTACTGCACATTGAATACTGAGGATGGTGAAATCCCATAcaatgatgataatttcttgCCTACTACATTTGCTTCCACAACACAGCCAATTTTTGAAGAGGCTTGTGAGCCAGCATTCTCCTCTGACATCCAGAAGGACAGTGAACAAGCACCAAGCTTAatgaataaagataaaaatccTGCACCATCTTTCAAGGCTCCCCAGATGATAGGAAAAGATAGAATGCCAGAAATTGTTCCAGACCACCAATTTATTGGTTGTGGAAACAGATCTGAATTGTCTGGTGACAACTGTTTGGCTACAGCTTCCAGACATGTTAACAGCATTCCTGGAGTCCCAAGTCATCATAGTTCAGCACATGCAACTCCAAACTCTGTCATGGATGGAGCTCCTGGGCGAGGGGTTCTAAATGTCAAATCAAGG GAAAAAGAAGCTCCAGGTACATATGGGGAGCATTTATTTTTACATGCAGGATCAGGTTCCACCAAAATGAATTTTCTGGAACCAATAAACTCTTTAATGTCTGATCAAGAGGAATCTGAAAGTGATGATGATGTGCCCTACTTTTCTGACATCGAAGCAATG ATACTTGAGATGGACTTGTGTCCAGAAGATCAGGATTCATATATTGGTAGCAAAG TCTCAAGATATCAACATGAGGATGCTAGGAAGGTGATCATAAGGTTAGAACAGTGTGCTCAATCTTCAATGCAAAGAGCTATTGCATCTCAATGTGCACTTGCCATCTTCTATGGCCGCCATTTGAAGCATTATATTAAAAAGGCTGAG GTAATACTTGGTAGAGCAACAAATGAGATTGATGTTGATATTGACTTGTCAAAGGAAGGGCGTGCTAATAAAATATCTAGACGGCAG GCTATCATAAGGATGCAAGGGGATGGATCTTTCTTATTGAAGAATCTCGGGAAGAATGTAATTTTATTGAATGGCCAAGAAGTCGCTACTGGACAGGTTGGGGGTCTTAGTTCAAGTAGTTTGATAGAG GTTTCTTCATTGTCATCCATGTaa
- the LOC117912701 gene encoding uncharacterized protein LOC117912701 isoform X3: MTALASVSASAWIPEDDLLLKNAVEAGASLEALAKGAVQFSRRFTVQELKNRWHSLLYDPDISAEASACMVQFEPSASNYSFKSNRSGNCKENVEVLGKRKVESIRRKYHAMRKRIHNVPNADGYMCNGGGCEEHIVLDNEPPVGSYVLGDRVLSHFGLQDNVPQDIPHIIGDNLVDFGNCSGFEDRGLPDRNLFNNNDFERKPLSTLDSLNTNLGNVGSEFGGGQHCESPVSDGSASLHQMGFPSPLPRVPLWKTIEDISAPVMPINVNLGDRAVSAEETLTLAAADDGNKPCSSGYAVHSQPTLKDTCVGLNNSTAITDGEFADLSDSLFNFSDENELLFMEADGKDPMDKSCLDNLDSVLLSSPNEVHVDDMANISDPETLISGTSIVIHGSACPAELVVSADPLQSSHSNQEGVHSEVTMPSSTLISNPHSSELQEGVMYCTLNTEDGEIPYNDDNFLPTTFASTTQPIFEEACEPAFSSDIQKDSEQAPSLMNKDKNPAPSFKAPQMIGKDRMPEIVPDHQFIGCGNRSELSGDNCLATASRHVNSIPGVPSHHSSAHATPNSVMDGAPGRGVLNVKSREKEAPGTYGEHLFLHAGSGSTKMNFLEPINSLMSDQEESESDDDVPYFSDIEAMILEMDLCPEDQDSYIGSKVSRYQHEDARKVIIRLEQCAQSSMQRAIASQCALAIFYGRHLKHYIKKAEVILGRATNEIDVDIDLSKEGRANKISRRQIRGMRFVFEVNQKSVRRYLANVAKKGQVKSTNFEWSPNGVS, translated from the exons ATGACAGCTCTTGCTTCAGTCTCGGCATCTGCATGGATCCCCGAGGACGACCTCTTGTTGAAGAACGCCGTCGAG GCGGGGGCTTCTTTGGAAGCACTTGCTAAAGGTGCAGTGCAATTCTCTCGCAGATTTACAGTCCAAGAACTAAAAAACCGATGGCATTCTCTCCTCTATGATCCTGATATTTCAGCTGAAGCTTCTGCATGCATGGTTCAGTTTGAACCTTCAGCATCCAATTATTCGTTCAAATCTAACAGATCGGGTAATTGTAAAGAAAACGTAGAGGttcttggaaaaagaaaagtcgAAAGCATTCGTAGAAAGTATCATGCTATGCGGAAGAGGATTCACA ATGTGCCAAATGCTGATGGCTATATGTGCAATGGAGGTGGTTGTGAAGAGCATATAGTTCTTGATAATGAGCCTCCTGTTGGCAGTTATGTGCTGGGAGATCGTGTCTTGAGCCATTTTGGTCTTCAAGATAATGTACCCCAAGATATTCCTCATATTATAGGAGATAATTTAGTTGACTTCGGGAATTGCTCAGGCTTTGAGGACAGAGGGCTTCCAGATAGAAACCTATTCAATAACAATGATTTTGAGAGAAAGCCCTTGTCTACTCTTGATTCACTAAATACAAATTTAGGAAATGTTGGCTCTGAATTCGGAGGAGGACAGCATTGTGAATCACCTGTTTCAGATGGTAGTGCTTCACTTCACCAAATGGGGTTTCCATCACCACTTCCTAGGGTGCCTCTGTGGAAAACAATTGAGGACATTTCAGCACCTGTGATGCCAATCAATGTCAACCTGGGAGATAGAGCTGTAAGTGCAGAAGAGACATTGACACTTGCTGCTGCTGATGATGGTAATAAACCATGCTCTTCAGGGTATGCTGTCCATTCACAGCCAACATTGAAAGACACATGCGTTGGATTAAATAACTCAACTGCTATCACAGATGGTGAGTTTGCAGATCTTTCAGATTCTCTCTTTAACTTCTCAGATGAGAATGAGCTTCTCTTTATGGAGGCTGATGGGAAAGACCCAATGGATAAGTCTTGTTTGGATAATCTTGACTCAGTTCTGTTGAGTTCTCCCAATGAAGTTCATGTTGATGATATGGCCAATATTAGTGACCCTGAGACATTGATTTCAGGTACATCGATTGTAATACATGGCAGTGCATGTCCTGCTGAATTAGTTGTTAGCGCTGACCCGTTACAATCCAGTCACAGCAATCAGGAAGGTGTTCATTCAGAGGTCACTATGCCATCATCTACATTAATTTCAAATCCTCATTCTTCTGAACTGCAGGAAGGGGTTATGTACTGCACATTGAATACTGAGGATGGTGAAATCCCATAcaatgatgataatttcttgCCTACTACATTTGCTTCCACAACACAGCCAATTTTTGAAGAGGCTTGTGAGCCAGCATTCTCCTCTGACATCCAGAAGGACAGTGAACAAGCACCAAGCTTAatgaataaagataaaaatccTGCACCATCTTTCAAGGCTCCCCAGATGATAGGAAAAGATAGAATGCCAGAAATTGTTCCAGACCACCAATTTATTGGTTGTGGAAACAGATCTGAATTGTCTGGTGACAACTGTTTGGCTACAGCTTCCAGACATGTTAACAGCATTCCTGGAGTCCCAAGTCATCATAGTTCAGCACATGCAACTCCAAACTCTGTCATGGATGGAGCTCCTGGGCGAGGGGTTCTAAATGTCAAATCAAGG GAAAAAGAAGCTCCAGGTACATATGGGGAGCATTTATTTTTACATGCAGGATCAGGTTCCACCAAAATGAATTTTCTGGAACCAATAAACTCTTTAATGTCTGATCAAGAGGAATCTGAAAGTGATGATGATGTGCCCTACTTTTCTGACATCGAAGCAATG ATACTTGAGATGGACTTGTGTCCAGAAGATCAGGATTCATATATTGGTAGCAAAG TCTCAAGATATCAACATGAGGATGCTAGGAAGGTGATCATAAGGTTAGAACAGTGTGCTCAATCTTCAATGCAAAGAGCTATTGCATCTCAATGTGCACTTGCCATCTTCTATGGCCGCCATTTGAAGCATTATATTAAAAAGGCTGAG GTAATACTTGGTAGAGCAACAAATGAGATTGATGTTGATATTGACTTGTCAAAGGAAGGGCGTGCTAATAAAATATCTAGACGGCAG ATAAGGGGAATGAGATTTGTGTTTGAAGTGAATCAAAAATCTGTGAGGCGGTATCTGGCAAATGTTGCCAAAAAAGGCCAAGTAAAGAGCACCAATTTTGAATGGTCCCCTAATGGGGTTTCATGA
- the LOC117912701 gene encoding uncharacterized protein LOC117912701 isoform X4 has product MTALASVSASAWIPEDDLLLKNAVEAGASLEALAKGAVQFSRRFTVQELKNRWHSLLYDPDISAEASACMVQFEPSASNYSFKSNRSGNCKENVEVLGKRKVESIRRKYHAMRKRIHNVPNADGYMCNGGGCEEHIVLDNEPPVGSYVLGDRVLSHFGLQDNVPQDIPHIIGDNLVDFGNCSGFEDRGLPDRNLFNNNDFERKPLSTLDSLNTNLGNVGSEFGGGQHCESPVSDGSASLHQMGFPSPLPRVPLWKTIEDISAPVMPINVNLGDRAVSAEETLTLAAADDGNKPCSSGYAVHSQPTLKDTCVGLNNSTAITDGTSIVIHGSACPAELVVSADPLQSSHSNQEGVHSEVTMPSSTLISNPHSSELQEGVMYCTLNTEDGEIPYNDDNFLPTTFASTTQPIFEEACEPAFSSDIQKDSEQAPSLMNKDKNPAPSFKAPQMIGKDRMPEIVPDHQFIGCGNRSELSGDNCLATASRHVNSIPGVPSHHSSAHATPNSVMDGAPGRGVLNVKSREKEAPGTYGEHLFLHAGSGSTKMNFLEPINSLMSDQEESESDDDVPYFSDIEAMILEMDLCPEDQDSYIGSKVSRYQHEDARKVIIRLEQCAQSSMQRAIASQCALAIFYGRHLKHYIKKAEVILGRATNEIDVDIDLSKEGRANKISRRQAIIRMQGDGSFLLKNLGKNVILLNGQEVATGQVGGLSSSSLIEIRGMRFVFEVNQKSVRRYLANVAKKGQVKSTNFEWSPNGVS; this is encoded by the exons ATGACAGCTCTTGCTTCAGTCTCGGCATCTGCATGGATCCCCGAGGACGACCTCTTGTTGAAGAACGCCGTCGAG GCGGGGGCTTCTTTGGAAGCACTTGCTAAAGGTGCAGTGCAATTCTCTCGCAGATTTACAGTCCAAGAACTAAAAAACCGATGGCATTCTCTCCTCTATGATCCTGATATTTCAGCTGAAGCTTCTGCATGCATGGTTCAGTTTGAACCTTCAGCATCCAATTATTCGTTCAAATCTAACAGATCGGGTAATTGTAAAGAAAACGTAGAGGttcttggaaaaagaaaagtcgAAAGCATTCGTAGAAAGTATCATGCTATGCGGAAGAGGATTCACA ATGTGCCAAATGCTGATGGCTATATGTGCAATGGAGGTGGTTGTGAAGAGCATATAGTTCTTGATAATGAGCCTCCTGTTGGCAGTTATGTGCTGGGAGATCGTGTCTTGAGCCATTTTGGTCTTCAAGATAATGTACCCCAAGATATTCCTCATATTATAGGAGATAATTTAGTTGACTTCGGGAATTGCTCAGGCTTTGAGGACAGAGGGCTTCCAGATAGAAACCTATTCAATAACAATGATTTTGAGAGAAAGCCCTTGTCTACTCTTGATTCACTAAATACAAATTTAGGAAATGTTGGCTCTGAATTCGGAGGAGGACAGCATTGTGAATCACCTGTTTCAGATGGTAGTGCTTCACTTCACCAAATGGGGTTTCCATCACCACTTCCTAGGGTGCCTCTGTGGAAAACAATTGAGGACATTTCAGCACCTGTGATGCCAATCAATGTCAACCTGGGAGATAGAGCTGTAAGTGCAGAAGAGACATTGACACTTGCTGCTGCTGATGATGGTAATAAACCATGCTCTTCAGGGTATGCTGTCCATTCACAGCCAACATTGAAAGACACATGCGTTGGATTAAATAACTCAACTGCTATCACAGATG GTACATCGATTGTAATACATGGCAGTGCATGTCCTGCTGAATTAGTTGTTAGCGCTGACCCGTTACAATCCAGTCACAGCAATCAGGAAGGTGTTCATTCAGAGGTCACTATGCCATCATCTACATTAATTTCAAATCCTCATTCTTCTGAACTGCAGGAAGGGGTTATGTACTGCACATTGAATACTGAGGATGGTGAAATCCCATAcaatgatgataatttcttgCCTACTACATTTGCTTCCACAACACAGCCAATTTTTGAAGAGGCTTGTGAGCCAGCATTCTCCTCTGACATCCAGAAGGACAGTGAACAAGCACCAAGCTTAatgaataaagataaaaatccTGCACCATCTTTCAAGGCTCCCCAGATGATAGGAAAAGATAGAATGCCAGAAATTGTTCCAGACCACCAATTTATTGGTTGTGGAAACAGATCTGAATTGTCTGGTGACAACTGTTTGGCTACAGCTTCCAGACATGTTAACAGCATTCCTGGAGTCCCAAGTCATCATAGTTCAGCACATGCAACTCCAAACTCTGTCATGGATGGAGCTCCTGGGCGAGGGGTTCTAAATGTCAAATCAAGG GAAAAAGAAGCTCCAGGTACATATGGGGAGCATTTATTTTTACATGCAGGATCAGGTTCCACCAAAATGAATTTTCTGGAACCAATAAACTCTTTAATGTCTGATCAAGAGGAATCTGAAAGTGATGATGATGTGCCCTACTTTTCTGACATCGAAGCAATG ATACTTGAGATGGACTTGTGTCCAGAAGATCAGGATTCATATATTGGTAGCAAAG TCTCAAGATATCAACATGAGGATGCTAGGAAGGTGATCATAAGGTTAGAACAGTGTGCTCAATCTTCAATGCAAAGAGCTATTGCATCTCAATGTGCACTTGCCATCTTCTATGGCCGCCATTTGAAGCATTATATTAAAAAGGCTGAG GTAATACTTGGTAGAGCAACAAATGAGATTGATGTTGATATTGACTTGTCAAAGGAAGGGCGTGCTAATAAAATATCTAGACGGCAG GCTATCATAAGGATGCAAGGGGATGGATCTTTCTTATTGAAGAATCTCGGGAAGAATGTAATTTTATTGAATGGCCAAGAAGTCGCTACTGGACAGGTTGGGGGTCTTAGTTCAAGTAGTTTGATAGAG ATAAGGGGAATGAGATTTGTGTTTGAAGTGAATCAAAAATCTGTGAGGCGGTATCTGGCAAATGTTGCCAAAAAAGGCCAAGTAAAGAGCACCAATTTTGAATGGTCCCCTAATGGGGTTTCATGA